In Streptomyces capitiformicae, one genomic interval encodes:
- a CDS encoding cell division protein SepF, giving the protein MNSHDVTDEQWEGLAQVVPLRGRDAWPSAVGHRTIPEAETEARRRFVVLRVNVFADAREVAETLMAGVPVLLDLSGAETDVAKRVLDFSTGVVFGLASGMHRVDRNVFLLTPPGTEVRGLMEGAGIPGV; this is encoded by the coding sequence GTGAACAGCCACGATGTCACCGACGAACAGTGGGAGGGGCTCGCTCAGGTCGTGCCGCTGCGGGGCCGGGACGCATGGCCGTCCGCGGTCGGCCACCGGACCATACCGGAGGCCGAGACCGAGGCCAGGCGCCGTTTCGTCGTCCTGCGCGTCAATGTCTTCGCGGACGCCCGCGAGGTCGCCGAGACGCTGATGGCGGGCGTTCCGGTGCTCCTCGACCTGTCCGGGGCGGAGACGGACGTCGCCAAGCGCGTACTCGACTTCAGCACGGGTGTCGTCTTCGGACTCGCCAGCGGAATGCACCGCGTCGACCGGAACGTGTTCCTCCTCACACCACCGGGAACCGAGGTGCGCGGGCTGATGGAAGGTGCGGGGATCCCGGGGGTGTGA